GGCCCGCTGCAACGGCAGCAGCGCCTCCAACGCCGCTTCCCGCTCGCCCGGGGCGCGGGCCAGGATCAGCCGCTCGACCAGCTCCCGCCGGTCGCCGAGGAACATGTGCTCGGTGCGGCACAGCCCGATGCCCTCGGCGCCGAAGCGCCGGGCCCGGGCGGCGTCCGCGCCGGTGTCGGCGTTCGTGCGGACCGCGAGCCGCCGCTTGCCGTCGGCGTGCGTCATGATCCGGTGTACGGCCCGGACCAACGCGTTGTCGATGTGCTCCGGGTCGAGGCTGCCCTCGAAGTACTGCACCACCTCCGACGGCATGACCGGCACCTCGCCCAGGTAGACCTTGCCGGTGGTGCCGTCGATGGACACGACGTCGCCCTCGTTGACGGTCTGCCCGGCGACGGTGAAGCGTTTCGCCGGGACGTTCACCTCGATCTCGTCGGCGCCGGAGACGCAGGTCTTGCCCATGCCGCGGGCCACCACCGCCGCGTGGCTGGTCTTGCCGCCGCGCGAGGTGAGGATGCCCTGGGCGGCGATCATGCCGTTCAGGTCGTCCGGGTTGGTCTCCCGGCGGACCAGGATCACCGACTTGCCCTCGGCGGCCATCTCGACGGCCCGCGCGGAGGTGAAGACCACAGTGCCGGACGCCGCGCCGGGCGAGGCGCCGATGCCCTTGGCGACCGGCTGGAAGTCGTGGTCGAGCTGGAAACGGGGGAACATCAGCTGGGCCAGCTGCGCCCCGTTGACCCTGTGCAGTGCCTCGTCCAGGTCGATCAGACTCTCGTCGACGAGTTGCCCCGCGATGACGAACGCGGCGGCGGCGGTGCGCTTGCCGACCCGCGTCTGCAGCATCCAGAGCTTGCCGCGTTCGATGGTGAACTCGATGTCGCAGAGGTCCTTGTAGTGCTCCTCCAGCCGAGCCATGATGCCGAGCAACTGGTCGTAGGAGGTCTTGTCGAGCTGTTCCAGCTCCTGCAGGGGCACGGTGTTGCGGATGCCGGCGACGACGTCCTCGCCCTGAGCGTTGGCCAGGTAGTCGCCGTAGATGCCCTGCGCGCCACTGGCCGGGTCACGGGTGAACGCGACACCGGTGCCGGAATCCGGGCCGAGGTTGCCGAACACCATGGTCACCACGTTGACCGCGGTGCCGAGGTCGGTCGGGATCCGCTCCTGGCGACGGTAGAGGATCGCGCGCTCGGCGTTCCACGACTCGAAGACCGCCCGGATGGCCAGGTCGAGCTGTTCGCGCGGCTGCTGCGGGAACTCCCGACCGGTGTGCTTCAAAAAGATCTTCTTGTACGCGTCGACCAGCCCACGGAGGTCGTCGGCGTCCAGGTCCAGGTCGTTGTGGGTGCCCTTGGCGCTCTTGGCCTCGTCCAGCGCGTGCTCGAACTCCTCGCCCGGCACCTCGCAGACGGTCTTGCCGAACATCTGGATGAGGCGGCGGTAGGAGTCCCAGGCGAACCTGTCTGCGCCGCCGGAGGCGGCCTGGCCGCCTTCGCCGCCGGCCTGCGCGGAGAGCCCGACCACGCTCTGGTCGTTGAGGCCGACGTTGAGGACGGTCTCCATCATGCCGGGCATGGAGAACTTGGCGCCGGAGCGGACGGAGACCAGCAGCGGATCCTGCGGGTCGCCGAGACGCTTGCCCATCGCGCGCTCCAACGATTCCAGGTGCGCCTCGATCTGAGCGGCGAGCCCGTCCGGCTGCTGGCCCGTCGCGAGGTACGCCTTGCAGGCCTCGGTGGTGATGGTGAAGCCGGGCGGAACGGGCAGGCCGAGGTTGGTCATCTCGGCGAGGTTGGCCCCCTTGCCGCCGAGCAGGTCCTTGAGATCCTTGTTTCCTTCAGAGAAGTCGTAGACGTACTTGTGATCGACGGTCTCTTGCGCTGCCACCAGAGCCTCCACAACACACGCGCCGGATTGACACTTAACGAAGGTTCAGTTTTCTTCTACCCCGCAGCGGACCACCGGTAATCCCCGGGTCGACGCCGATCGGTGGGCGAAGGTTAAGCGAACATCGAGCGACCTGGGACCGTTCGGTGACAATTGGCACAGCCATCACGACTATCCGTGTTCGTACCGGTTTTTGGGAACGCTTCCATGCGCACCATCACGCATCCCGGCCGCGCGCCGTACGCTGGATGGCACGCCAGCCGGTGAACGTCGCTTTTGCCATAACCGACGCGAATACACCCCCCGGAGTCGCCGCCGTGCCGACCACCCCCTCCCCCAGCCCCACCGCTGTCCCCGCGCCACTGCCGGCGGAGGAGCCGGACGCGGCCACTCTGGCCCGCGCGGCCGAGCAGAGCGCGGTCACGGTGCTCACCGCGGCGACCTCGCACCGGCTCGCCGACGTCGTGCCCGCCCCGCAGCAGGTCCAGCCGGACCCGACCGGGGACTGGGTGCTGCCGGCCGGAGCGGTCATCGTGGTCAGCGCCGACCCGGCCGCGCTGGCCGTCGCCGAGCACCTCGCCGAGCTGCTGCGCCCGGCCACCGGCTACCCGCTCCCGGTCACCGACACCGCCGCCCACTCGCTGCCGGTCGCCGACGCCGCCGGTCCTGGGCCGGTCGGCGGCATCGCGCTGGTGCTGGACGAGGCCGCCGATCTCGGCGCGGAGGGCTACCGGCTCGACGTCGCCCCCGACGGGGTACGCCTCACCGCCGTCACCGCCACCGGCCTCTTTTACGGCGTGCAGACCCTGCGCCAACTGTTGCCGGCGGCGATCGAGAGCCCCACCCCGGTCACCGAGCACTGGGCGCTGCCCGGCGGGACGATCACCGACGCACCCCGCTTCCCGTACCGGGGCGCGATGCTCGACGTCGCGCGGCACTTCTTCGCCGTCGAGGACGTGCTGCGGGTGATCGACCACCTGGCCCGCTACAAGCTCAACCACCTGCACCTGCACCTCACCGACGACCAGGGTTGGCGGATCGCCGTCGACTCCTGGCCGAGGCTGACCACCGTCGGTGGGGCGACCGAGGTCGGCGGCGGCCCCGGCGGGCACTACGCGAAGGCCGACTACGCGCGGATCGTCTCCTACGCGGCCGCCCGGCACATCACCGTCGTCCCGGAGATCGACCTCCCCGGCCACACCAACGCGGCGCTGGTCGCGTACCCGGAGCTGGCACCGGACAAGATCGCGCCACCGCCGTACACCGGCACCGAGGTCGGTTTCAGCTACGTCGACCCGGCCGACGAGCGGACGTACGACTTCATCGCCGACGTGCTGGGCGAGGTGGCCGCGCTCACCCCCGGGCCGTGGCTGCACATCGGTGGCGACGAGGCGTTCAAGGTCACCGGCGAGGTCTACACCGGTTTCGTCGAGCGGGTCCAGCGCATCGTGGCCGACCTCGGTAAGACCGTCGTGGGTTGGCACCAGCTCGCACCGGCCGCGCACCTCGACGGCCGGATCCTGCAGTGGTGGGGCACCACCAGCGCCGACCCCACCACCGCCGAGGCCGTACGTCAGGGCGCCCGGCTGATCGTCTCCCCCGGCAACCACGCCTACCTGGACATGAAGTACGCCCCGGACACCCCGATCGGGCACGACTGGGCCGGCCTGATCGACGTACGAAAGGCGTACGACTGGGACCCGGGCACGCACGTCGCAGGCGTACCGGCCGAGGCCGTCCTCGGTGTGGAGGCCCCGCTCTGGACCGAATCGGTCACCTCACTGGCCGACATCGAGTTCCTGCTCCTGCCCCGACTCCCCGCCATCGCCGAGTTGGGCTGGTCCACCCGGGCGACCCACGACTGGGCCAACTTCCGTGACCGGCTGGCCGGTCAGGGCCCGCGCTGGGCGACCGCCGGCATCGGCTTCCACCGAGCGCCCGAGATCCCCTGGGCAACCACCCCCACCATCCCCACCCAGCGCGACACGCCCCAGACCGACACTCCCCAGACGGACACCGCCGCCCACTGACACGGCCCGCTGACGCTGCCTGCTGACACGGCCCCGCTGACGCTGCCCACTGACACGGCCCGCTGACGCTGCCCGCAGTCGCGGCGAGCCCCGTCGCACACTCACGATCCGCACAAACCGCGCAAACCGCCATGATCCACTCGGCTTCCTTGATGTCGGGGTATCCCGGCCGCGCGGATACCCCGACATCACCAAACCCGAGTGGATCATGCGAGGTGAGCGCGGCCGGTCGGGCAGGTTGTCCGTTTTGTCGGCTACCGTCCCGTGGTCGGGGCCACCCTGGCGGCGGAATCGTGGGCCGGGCGGGGTCGTTATACCTGGCATGCCACCGCGACTTCGGGCCGTGGGGCGCGGCAGCCGCCGGGAACACCCGACCGGCCGCCCCGGTTACATCCCCCGGAGCACGCAGGCCGGAAGCCCGGCGGAATGACTCGCCGGCCCGGCCGGTTACACACCCCGCACCCCCGAGCACCACAAGCCGGGGCCAGGTGGAATGACCCGCCGCCCCGCACCGTTACACCCTTCCCCGACGCCGGCCCCCCATGGCCGCCGGGCAAGAACCTCCGAAACTTTCCCCCCTTGCACGTGCGGCACGCCCACCCCCCGGGCGTGCCGTGCACCCCCAATCGCAGAGGAGCACGCCATCATGCGTACCGATCTGATTCGTAAGACCGCTCTGACCGCTGCTGGCCTGGCCTTCACCGGC
This portion of the Micromonospora zamorensis genome encodes:
- the ppdK gene encoding pyruvate, phosphate dikinase, translated to MAAQETVDHKYVYDFSEGNKDLKDLLGGKGANLAEMTNLGLPVPPGFTITTEACKAYLATGQQPDGLAAQIEAHLESLERAMGKRLGDPQDPLLVSVRSGAKFSMPGMMETVLNVGLNDQSVVGLSAQAGGEGGQAASGGADRFAWDSYRRLIQMFGKTVCEVPGEEFEHALDEAKSAKGTHNDLDLDADDLRGLVDAYKKIFLKHTGREFPQQPREQLDLAIRAVFESWNAERAILYRRQERIPTDLGTAVNVVTMVFGNLGPDSGTGVAFTRDPASGAQGIYGDYLANAQGEDVVAGIRNTVPLQELEQLDKTSYDQLLGIMARLEEHYKDLCDIEFTIERGKLWMLQTRVGKRTAAAAFVIAGQLVDESLIDLDEALHRVNGAQLAQLMFPRFQLDHDFQPVAKGIGASPGAASGTVVFTSARAVEMAAEGKSVILVRRETNPDDLNGMIAAQGILTSRGGKTSHAAVVARGMGKTCVSGADEIEVNVPAKRFTVAGQTVNEGDVVSIDGTTGKVYLGEVPVMPSEVVQYFEGSLDPEHIDNALVRAVHRIMTHADGKRRLAVRTNADTGADAARARRFGAEGIGLCRTEHMFLGDRRELVERLILARAPGEREAALEALLPLQRADFEEIFREMDGLPVTVRLIDPPLHEFLPPLEQLAVNVAVAQERGEDVAKEEALLAAVRRMHEENPMLGLRGVRLGLVIPGLFAMQVRAIAEAAVACARGGGVAKPEIMVPLVGAVQELETVRAEAEKIIAEVVGDSGVEVLIGTMIEVPRAALTAGQIAEAAEFFSFGTNDLTQMGWGFSRDDVEGAFFWRYLELGIFGISPFESIDRDGVGRLVRIAAEEGRAARPGLKLGVCGEHGGDPDSVHFFHEVGLDYVSCSPFRVPVARLEAGRAVVETGGSDSR
- a CDS encoding family 20 glycosylhydrolase, encoding MARQPVNVAFAITDANTPPGVAAVPTTPSPSPTAVPAPLPAEEPDAATLARAAEQSAVTVLTAATSHRLADVVPAPQQVQPDPTGDWVLPAGAVIVVSADPAALAVAEHLAELLRPATGYPLPVTDTAAHSLPVADAAGPGPVGGIALVLDEAADLGAEGYRLDVAPDGVRLTAVTATGLFYGVQTLRQLLPAAIESPTPVTEHWALPGGTITDAPRFPYRGAMLDVARHFFAVEDVLRVIDHLARYKLNHLHLHLTDDQGWRIAVDSWPRLTTVGGATEVGGGPGGHYAKADYARIVSYAAARHITVVPEIDLPGHTNAALVAYPELAPDKIAPPPYTGTEVGFSYVDPADERTYDFIADVLGEVAALTPGPWLHIGGDEAFKVTGEVYTGFVERVQRIVADLGKTVVGWHQLAPAAHLDGRILQWWGTTSADPTTAEAVRQGARLIVSPGNHAYLDMKYAPDTPIGHDWAGLIDVRKAYDWDPGTHVAGVPAEAVLGVEAPLWTESVTSLADIEFLLLPRLPAIAELGWSTRATHDWANFRDRLAGQGPRWATAGIGFHRAPEIPWATTPTIPTQRDTPQTDTPQTDTAAH